The [Flavobacterium] thermophilum genome has a segment encoding these proteins:
- the serS gene encoding Serine--tRNA ligase, with the protein MLDVKILRAQFEEVKEKLMQRGGDLANIDRFEQLDKERRRLIAEVEELKSKRNDVSQQIAALKREKKDAEPLIVQMREVGDRIKQMDEHIRQLEEELNALLLSIPNIPHESVPVGQSEEDNVEVRRWGEPRSFSFEPKPHWDIADQLGLLDFERAAKVTGSRFVFYKGLGARLERALINFMLDIHLDEFGYEEVLPPYLVNRASMIGTGQLPKFAEDAFHLDSEDYFLIPTAEVPVTNLHRDEILSADDLPLYYAAYSACFRAEAGSAGRDTRGLIRQHQFNKVELVKFVKPEDSYEELEKLTRQAETILQRLGLPYRVVALCTGDLGFSAAKTYDIEVWLPSYGTYREISSCSNFEAFQARRANIRFRRDPKAKPEYVHTLNGSGLAIGRTVAAILENYQQEDGSVIIPEALRPYMGNRDVIR; encoded by the coding sequence ATGCTGGATGTGAAAATATTGCGCGCCCAGTTTGAAGAAGTGAAAGAAAAACTAATGCAGCGCGGCGGAGATTTGGCGAACATCGACCGGTTTGAACAGTTGGACAAAGAACGCCGCCGTTTGATTGCTGAGGTGGAAGAGCTAAAAAGCAAACGCAATGATGTGTCGCAGCAAATTGCCGCCCTTAAGCGCGAGAAAAAGGATGCGGAGCCGCTGATCGTCCAAATGCGCGAAGTCGGCGACCGCATTAAGCAAATGGATGAGCACATTCGCCAACTGGAAGAGGAACTCAACGCCCTGTTGTTATCGATTCCAAATATTCCGCATGAATCCGTACCGGTCGGCCAGTCGGAAGAGGACAATGTCGAAGTGCGGAGATGGGGGGAGCCGCGTTCGTTTTCGTTTGAACCGAAACCGCATTGGGATATCGCCGACCAGCTTGGTCTGCTTGATTTTGAGCGGGCGGCTAAAGTGACAGGAAGCCGGTTTGTGTTTTATAAAGGGTTGGGCGCCCGGCTTGAGCGGGCGTTAATCAACTTTATGCTTGACATCCATCTCGATGAATTCGGCTATGAAGAAGTACTGCCCCCCTATTTGGTGAACCGGGCAAGCATGATTGGAACCGGGCAATTGCCGAAATTTGCCGAGGATGCGTTTCATTTGGACAGCGAAGACTATTTTCTCATTCCGACAGCGGAAGTGCCGGTGACGAACTTGCATCGCGATGAAATTTTATCTGCAGATGATTTGCCGCTTTACTATGCAGCGTACAGCGCCTGTTTCCGCGCTGAAGCTGGTTCGGCCGGCCGCGACACAAGAGGGCTCATCCGTCAGCATCAGTTCAACAAAGTGGAGCTTGTTAAGTTTGTCAAACCGGAAGATTCATACGAGGAACTGGAAAAATTGACACGGCAGGCGGAAACGATTTTGCAGCGGCTCGGGCTTCCGTACCGCGTTGTCGCCTTGTGCACGGGTGATCTCGGCTTTTCAGCAGCGAAAACATACGATATTGAAGTATGGCTGCCAAGCTACGGCACGTACCGGGAAATTTCATCGTGCAGCAACTTTGAGGCGTTCCAAGCTCGCCGCGCCAACATCCGCTTCCGTCGCGATCCGAAAGCGAAACCGGAATACGTGCACACGTTAAACGGCTCAGGGTTGGCCATCGGCCGAACGGTCGCCGCTATTTTGGAAAACTACCAGCAAGAAGATGGATCGGTCATCATCCCAGAGGCGCTCCGCCCATACATGGGCAACCGGGACGTCATCCGTTAA
- the pdxT gene encoding Glutamine amidotransferase subunit pdxT, which translates to MKIGVLGLQGAVQEHVRAIEACGAEAVVVKKPEQLSGLDGLVLPGGESTTMRRLMDRYGLMEPLKQFAADGKPMFGTCAGLILLAKRIVGYDEPHLGLMDITVERNSFGRQRESFEAELSIKGVGDGFVGVFIRAPHIVEVGDGVDVLATYNDRIVAARQGQFLGCSFHPELTDDHRLMQYFLNMVKEAKMTSSLK; encoded by the coding sequence ATGAAAATAGGTGTACTCGGACTGCAAGGAGCTGTGCAGGAACATGTCCGCGCCATCGAGGCGTGCGGCGCCGAGGCGGTCGTCGTGAAGAAACCGGAGCAGCTTTCGGGACTCGACGGACTCGTGCTCCCGGGCGGCGAAAGCACAACAATGCGGCGCCTCATGGACCGGTACGGATTGATGGAGCCATTGAAGCAATTTGCCGCTGATGGCAAGCCGATGTTTGGGACATGCGCCGGGCTCATTTTGCTGGCGAAACGAATCGTCGGGTATGATGAGCCGCACTTAGGCCTGATGGATATTACGGTCGAGCGGAACTCGTTTGGGCGGCAGCGGGAAAGCTTTGAGGCGGAGCTGTCGATCAAGGGGGTTGGCGACGGATTTGTCGGCGTCTTCATCCGTGCTCCGCACATTGTCGAGGTCGGCGACGGGGTCGATGTCCTCGCGACATACAATGACCGCATTGTCGCGGCCCGGCAAGGCCAGTTTCTTGGTTGCTCGTTCCATCCAGAGCTGACCGACGATCATCGATTGATGCAATACTTTCTCAACATGGTCAAAGAAGCGAAAATGACGTCAAGCCTTAAGTAA
- the pdxS gene encoding Pyridoxal biosynthesis lyase pdxS gives MALTGTDRVKRGMAEMQKGGVIMDVVNAEQAKIAEAAGAVAVMALERVPADIRAAGGVARMADPTIIEEVMNAVSIPVMAKVRIGHYVEARVLEALGVDYIDESEVLTPADEEFHIDKRQFTVPFVCGCRDLGEAARRIAEGASMLRTKGEPGTGNIVEAVRHMRKVNAQIRKVVSMSEDELVAEAKQLGAPVEVLREIKRLGRLPVVNFAAGGVATPADAALMMHLGADGVFVGSGIFKSENPEKYARAIVEATTHYEDYELIAHLSKGLGGAMRGIDVATLLPEHRMQERGW, from the coding sequence TTGGCATTGACAGGTACAGACCGCGTCAAACGCGGCATGGCGGAAATGCAAAAAGGCGGCGTCATTATGGACGTCGTCAATGCGGAGCAAGCGAAGATTGCTGAGGCGGCAGGGGCTGTCGCAGTCATGGCGCTCGAGCGCGTCCCGGCAGACATTCGCGCCGCTGGCGGTGTCGCGCGCATGGCTGATCCGACGATCATTGAAGAAGTGATGAACGCTGTATCAATCCCAGTCATGGCAAAAGTGCGCATCGGGCATTATGTGGAAGCGCGCGTCCTTGAGGCGCTCGGCGTCGACTATATTGACGAAAGTGAAGTATTGACGCCGGCTGATGAAGAGTTCCATATTGACAAACGGCAGTTTACGGTCCCATTTGTATGCGGTTGCCGCGACTTAGGAGAGGCCGCCCGCCGCATTGCTGAAGGGGCATCGATGTTGCGGACAAAAGGGGAGCCAGGGACAGGAAACATCGTCGAGGCCGTTCGCCATATGCGCAAAGTCAACGCGCAAATCCGCAAAGTTGTCAGCATGAGCGAAGACGAACTTGTCGCCGAGGCGAAACAGCTTGGGGCTCCGGTTGAAGTGCTGCGTGAAATCAAACGGCTTGGCCGCCTCCCGGTCGTCAACTTCGCCGCTGGCGGTGTCGCGACACCAGCTGACGCCGCGCTCATGATGCACTTAGGCGCCGACGGTGTCTTCGTCGGTTCGGGCATTTTTAAATCGGAAAATCCGGAAAAATACGCTCGTGCGATCGTTGAAGCGACGACTCATTATGAAGACTATGAGCTGATCGCCCATCTATCGAAAGGGCTGGGCGGCGCAATGCGCGGCATCGATGTCGCGACACTGCTGCCGGAGCATCGGATGCAAGAACGAGGCTGGTAA
- the dacA_2 gene encoding D-alanyl-D-alanine carboxypeptidase dacA precursor has translation MKRKRKWLFWLLSVCLCLTLWPFQQTAKAESAPLDIRADAAILVDAKTGRILYEKNIDTVLGIASMTKMMTEYLLLDAVKAKRVKWDQTYTPSEYVYRLSQDRALSNVPLRKDGKYTVRELYEAMAIYSANGATVAIAEIIAGSEKNFVKMMNEKAKQLGLKDYKFVNATGLSNEDLKGFHPEGTNSDEENVMSARAMATLAYRLLKDHPEVLETASIPHKMFRGGTEDEIKMDNWNWMLPGLVYGYEGVDGLKTGYTEFAGNCFTGTAKRNGVRLISVVMNAKDASGKTTKEARFKETEKLFNYGFHQYSLQTLYPKGYQLKGKETIPVVKGKEKEVRVATAKKLSLLVKNGEEKQYKPVYVLDQKKMTKEGKLIAPLKKGETVGYMTLEYKGDDSLAFLSPDMQKNIRVPLVTTTEVEKANWFVLSMRAIGGLFADLWTSVAKTVKGWL, from the coding sequence GTGAAGAGGAAACGAAAGTGGTTGTTTTGGCTGCTGTCTGTTTGTCTTTGCTTAACACTATGGCCGTTTCAACAGACGGCGAAGGCGGAAAGCGCTCCGCTTGACATCCGGGCGGACGCCGCGATTTTAGTGGACGCGAAGACGGGAAGAATTTTATATGAGAAAAACATTGATACGGTGCTTGGCATTGCCAGCATGACAAAAATGATGACCGAGTATTTGCTTCTTGACGCCGTTAAGGCGAAACGTGTCAAGTGGGATCAGACGTATACGCCGAGTGAGTATGTGTACCGGTTGTCGCAAGACCGGGCGCTGTCCAACGTTCCGCTGCGCAAAGATGGCAAGTATACAGTGCGCGAACTGTACGAGGCAATGGCCATTTATTCGGCCAATGGGGCTACGGTCGCGATTGCGGAAATCATTGCTGGGTCAGAGAAAAATTTCGTGAAAATGATGAATGAAAAAGCGAAACAGCTCGGGTTGAAAGATTATAAATTCGTGAATGCGACAGGGTTAAGCAACGAAGACTTAAAAGGATTCCACCCGGAAGGGACAAACTCGGATGAGGAAAATGTCATGTCTGCGCGGGCCATGGCCACCCTTGCCTACCGGCTGCTGAAAGACCATCCAGAGGTGCTGGAAACGGCGAGCATTCCCCATAAAATGTTCCGAGGAGGAACAGAGGACGAAATTAAAATGGACAACTGGAACTGGATGCTGCCAGGGCTTGTGTACGGATACGAAGGGGTAGACGGGTTGAAAACCGGCTATACGGAATTTGCCGGCAACTGTTTCACCGGGACGGCGAAGCGGAACGGCGTCCGCCTCATTTCCGTCGTGATGAATGCCAAGGATGCAAGCGGAAAAACGACGAAAGAGGCGCGTTTTAAGGAGACAGAAAAACTATTTAACTATGGATTTCATCAATACTCGCTCCAAACGCTCTATCCGAAAGGGTATCAGCTGAAGGGGAAAGAGACGATTCCAGTCGTGAAAGGGAAGGAAAAAGAAGTTCGCGTCGCAACGGCGAAAAAGCTGTCTCTGCTCGTCAAAAATGGCGAGGAAAAACAGTACAAGCCGGTTTATGTATTGGATCAGAAAAAAATGACGAAAGAAGGAAAATTGATCGCTCCGTTGAAAAAAGGAGAGACGGTCGGATATATGACGCTTGAATACAAAGGCGATGACTCGCTCGCGTTCTTAAGCCCGGACATGCAAAAAAACATCCGGGTGCCGCTCGTTACGACAACCGAGGTGGAGAAAGCCAACTGGTTCGTTCTCTCGATGCGTGCGATTGGCGGACTGTTTGCTGATTTATGGACAAGCGTTGCCAAAACGGTGAAAGGTTGGTTGTAA